TTTTTTTGCCACATCCTTCTTGCTGTCTTTCTTGACCAGTGCATTTCCCGAGGTGGCCTGTTTTTCCGTTTTTTTACCACTTTTTTTTGCCGGGCCAGTATTTTTGTCAGTTGCCTGTTTCGCCTGTTTCTTGGTAACTGCCATATCGCCACATCCTTAGCCAGAATTAACTCAAAGAATATTAGCACCGGCGAACGGGACATGCAAACCTATCATACCCCTTATTTCGACCAGTACACCCTACTTATTATTTCGTTTCTTTATGTAAGGTGTGGGCATTGCAAAAACGACAATATTTCCTCATTTCAATGCGGCTAGGGTCGTTTTTCTTATTCTTGGTCGTTGTATAGTTCCTCTGCTTGC
This sequence is a window from Bacillota bacterium. Protein-coding genes within it:
- the rpmG gene encoding 50S ribosomal protein L33, which codes for MRVGVTLACTQCKQRNYTTTKNKKNDPSRIEMRKYCRFCNAHTLHKETK